The Agromyces sp. 3263 DNA segment GGGCGCCCTCGTGGTGGCCGACACCGAGAGCCGGACGTCGGGGTGGTGCCGCCGGATGTACGACGCCACCGTGCCCTTGCCGACCGCCGTGGGACCGGCGAGCACGACGAGCCGGTCCCCCGTGCCGCCGTGATCGGCGACCCAGTCGGCGACGAACTCGCGGAGGCGACGGCGCTGAAGCCGGCCGAGACCGCCGAGCCGCTTCGACGTCGCGATCCCGAGGTCCTGCATGATCCGGGCGCTCTTCGTGGCGCCGATGGCGGGGATCGACGTGAGGAACTCTGGCACGCGGAGGCGGCCCTCGACGCCCTCGGGCTCCTCATAGGCGGCGCGCAGCACGTCGAGCGGGCTGCGGACGCCGTCGGCGACCTGGCCTTTCACGGCCGCCCGCGCGCGGCGGGCGGCGACGGCGGCGCGGGACGCGGCGACGCGATCGACCTCGGGCGGGCTCGACGCGGTCGCGGGCTTCCCGCCCTCGGCGATCGAGTCCGCCGTGTCGGTGGTGGTCGTGGTCGTGTCAGGCAACCGCGGCTCCGTACTCGTCGGCACGACGCGCGATGGCGTCGGCCAGTCCATCGGGCCCCGCCATCAGGAGGGACCGCGACTCGTTCGCCACGACGCCGCCCGCGAAGCCGCCGAATCGGGAGCGGAGCTCGCGCGGCTCGGCGCCCTGGTGGCCGAATCCGGGCGCGAGCACCGGCAGGCCCGGGCGCGGCGGCTCGGCCTCGATGTCGATGCCCGCGGCGGGGAGGTCGGTCGTCGCCCCGAACACCACGCCGATGGAGCCGAGCGCGTGGCTCGAGGCATCCGCTCGGCCCTGGTTCCAACTGATCACACCGTCGGTGATGGCCTGCGCCACCGACGACCCGGCCCGGCTCGACTGCTGGAGGACGGCGCGCTGGATGGCGGCGGCCTCGGGATTCGAGGTGGCGGCGAGCAC contains these protein-coding regions:
- the gmk gene encoding guanylate kinase, coding for MAEGGKPATASSPPEVDRVAASRAAVAARRARAAVKGQVADGVRSPLDVLRAAYEEPEGVEGRLRVPEFLTSIPAIGATKSARIMQDLGIATSKRLGGLGRLQRRRLREFVADWVADHGGTGDRLVVLAGPTAVGKGTVASYIRRHHPDVRLSVSATTRAPRPGEVEGEHYYFVDDTEFDRMVEAGELLEWATVHNASRYGTPRRPVEQAIAAGNSVLLEIDIQGARAVRRAMPEATLVFLLPPTWDELVRRLVGRGTESPAEQQRRLETAKVELAAVDEFDHQVVNHEVGEAAQKVVDLMRPRKGRR